In the Phaeobacter piscinae genome, CTTCTTTCGGGCTGAAACCGAAGAAGTCGGCATCAAACTCAGCATAGCCCTCCAGCGCTGCGGTGGCGGCAACATAATTGGGGTCGGACAGTGTCTCAGGGTCTTCGCCTGCGGCTAAGAGGTCGTCTTCGCTGACAGGGCGGATCGATTCCACGCCGTCGCGCAGATTTTGCCAGAATGCGCCGGGGGACTGGGCGCCCGGCACGCAAAGTGACATGCCCACAATGGCAATATCCCCGCTGTAACGCGAGGCATCAAACGGAGTGCGATCCGTGGTTTTCCCTGATGTCTTCAATTGCCCCAATCGTCCTCAAATCATGTGCCCGACCCTAAATGCAGTACCGGACAAAGCCCCAACCAATTAACAACACCGACCGCCCAATTCGGGTGGTCCTGCACAGTGGTACGAATTGGCCCCCAATCTTCGAACAGGGCGTTCGCCCGCTGGCCCCCAAGCCGACGGAAAACCCTGTGCTCCGCGAGAACCCTGCAAAATATATACGGTATCGTTAGGGACGGATTGTGTCCAATCCCGCCAAAATTGCGAAGAGAATGCGGCACTACAGAACACTGCGCCGTTTGCGCGCTGGTGGCGCTGTTGCCAGCGCCTGATAGCCATCGAACAGCTGCCGTTTGGGCGTAAAGAGACCTGGATATCGCAGCCGCTCAGCATAGCCCAGAACAGACCCGGCACATAGCCATGTCACCGGTGTCAGTGTTGCGTTCAGCAACATGTCCACCAATGTTGCGGCCAGCATCAGGGCCAGAGGGGCTGCAAAAGGCGACAGCGTAGACGCCGCATGGCGACGCATCTGTTGCCACAGCAGAACCAACGGCCCTGCCAATAATCCCATCTCAGCGATATAGCCGACCCAGCCGAAGGTGCCAAAAACCAGAATCCAGCGGCCATCAGGGATCGACTCGATCTCGCCTGTCTCCAGATTTCGCACCAGATTGCGCCCCCAGCCACCCCAGCCGAACCAGGGTTTGTCAGCTGCGCGATCCAGCATCAGCGCTTCATTGGTGAACCGAAAACCCAAGGATTGCGCGCGTTCGGGGCTGAAGGCCTGCGCCTGAGCCAGAATCGCCTCCACTGGCACCAGCCCGAGATTGCGCAGCATCGGGTAGACAATCGCCACCACGCCCAGTGCCAGGGCAAGCCGCATTTGCATCCGGTAAGACGCCATGGCGACAAAGGGGGTGAAGACAAGACCATAGACCAGCGATGCAATGCTCTTGCAAAGCACCAGCACCCCAAAGAGATAGACCGCTGCAAGGGTGTATCGGCGCTTGTCCGGATCCTTTGCGCTGCGGGCCAGTGCTGTGGCGGCCAGAACCGACATCAGCATGAACAACGCCAGCCACAGACTGTGCGGCAGGAACACGATGGGGCGGAACCCGCCCTGGCGCATCGTCTGGCTGAAGTCATGCTGGAAAAAACCATAGATCCAGGTGTTCAGCTGCGGGCTGAAGCGGATCTCAAACAACGAGGGGATGGAGTAGACCAGCCCTGCCACCATCAGCACGATCACCAATTGGCGTTGCTGGTCTGGATGCGACAGATAGCGCCGCGCCAGAAAGAACGGCAGCAGCACAATCATCTGGTTGATCATCACCGAGCCGAGATCGCGCCAGCGCAGGCCGGGCAGGGCGTAGGTCGGAAAGACGATGGGCTCGGCGTTTTCAATCACCCGGAACACAATCGGGTCGCCATTGGTCAGCACGGTGGCAATCACCGATCCCAGAAAAATCGCCACAAGCGCACGCATCACCGGATGGCGTGGCCAGATCTCAACCCGTTTGCGCAAGATATAGGCGCAGATCACAAAGGCAACGACAGCCGGAATGGAATCCTTGTCCATATCTGGCACCAATGGCAGGTCGAACACGGCAAGGGGCGGCAGGAACAGATAGCCGCCAATCACGCACCACAAAATCGCCTGCTGCAACGACAGGCGCTGAAACATCTTATGAGCGATCACCGGCCAGGCGATCAGCATCAGATAGGCCAGTGCATTTGGCATTGCGTGCGGACCCTACGCTCCTATTTGCCCCCTTGATCATAACTTTAGCCCCAGATGTCTGTGCTGTCGCCCGCATTCGTATTCTGAGGTAAACTCTTGAAACAAAGGCGGGGCCATGTGATCGAGGAGGAGGCTGGTTCTTATGCATTGGGGGGAAGCAGGTGTATTTTGACATAAAGGACACGCGGATCGATGTGAATATTGCCGATCCGGCGCGGCTCGAACAGGCGGTGATGGGGCATTTCCAAACCCGCCGCGGCTTTGCATTGGCGACGGTCAACCTCGATCATCTGGTGAAAATGCGCAGCTCGCCTGCGTTTCTGAAAGCCTATGCCGCGCAGGATTTCGTGGTTGCGGATGGCCGCCCCATTGTCTGGTTGTCGCAGCTGGCACAGCGGCCTGTGGCATTGATGCCCGGCTCTGACATGGTGGTGCCCCTGTGTCGCTGGGCGGCCCGCGCCGGGGTGCCAATCGCCTTGCTGGGCAGCACCGACGTGGCACTTCAGGATGCTTCGCGCGCCTTGCAGGCTGAGGTGCCCGGGCTTGAGGTGGCGTGGTGTCACGCGCCCTCGGGTGTGTTTGATCCCAGCAGCGCGGAGGCGGAGAAAATTCTGTCTGAACTGGCGCGCAAACAGATTGGTTTGTGTTTTTTGGCCCTTGGCGCGCCGAAGCAGGAAATCATGGCTGCCCGTGGCCGCGCCCTGGCGCCGGAGGTCGGCTTTGCCTCGATTGGGGCGGGATTGGATTTCCTCGGTGGGCACCAAAAACGCGCGCCCGCCTGGGTGCGCGCACTGGCACTGGAGTGGTTGTGGCGCGCCCTAAGCAGCCCGCGCCGTCTGGGGCCGCGGTATTTGCGCTGCATGGCGATCCTTCCGGGCCAGCTGCTGCATGCGTTGCGGCTGCGCCACCCCTGATCAGGTCGGCGTTCAGAGGTTACTTATATTCCAGCAGCCCGCGATTGCGTCCGCGCAGCCGCAGCCAATGATATTCCAGCGCGCCCTGTGCTTCGGCAAATTTGCCAAGCACGGAATAGAGGGCACGGGTGCGGCCCATCCTGCGCGAGAGGCGCAGACCCTGCGCGGGATAGATCAGCAGAAGCAGCAGCGCCCAGCCTGAAAACGGCAGGAGTATCAGGATCAGCAGCGGGATCCCGGCCCCCCACAGCAACGCACGCCGTGTTTCAGCAACCCAATGGCGTTCGGGACCCGCGCCATGCAGCGCGGCACCTTCGGCAAAGGCAAAACCAGCACGACGGCTGCGTTGCCACCATTGCGAAAATCGGTGCATCTGCGCGTCATGCAACGTCATCTCCGCATCCAGCCGCCAGATGCTCCAGCCGACCCGCGCCAGACGCAGACACAGCTCCGGTTCCTCACCCGCAATCAGATCGTTGCGATAGCCGCCGACCTCCTGCAGGGCGCGCAGCCGCATCAGCGCATCCCCGCCACAGGCCTTGGCCGGGCCGATAGGCGTGTTCCACTCATCGTCGCACAGTTGATTGTAGATTGAGGCCTCGGGCTGGCGTTCCCGCCGTCGCCCACATACGACCGCCAGCTGCGGGTCAGCCTCCAGCCGTGCGGTTGCGGCGACGATCCACCCGGGTACCACCTCGCAGTCGCCGTCCACCAGTTGCACGTAGTCACAGTCGCCATCCAGATGGGCCAGACCTGCGTTGCGGGCGCGGGCAGCTGTAAACCGTTGGCTCATGTCGAGGCTGATCACCTTGATCCCCATCGCCTCGGCGGCGGCAACCGATCCATCAGTTGATCCGCTGTCGACATAAATCACCTGGCGGACCTGCCCTTGCAGGCTGTTCAGGCACGCAACCAGCCGTGCGCCCTCGTTGCGGCCAATCACCACCGCGTCAACGATGGGGGACGTGGGAGCCGGGGGCGCGGGAGAGGACAAATCGGGCATCAGTCTGCGATCTCCGCCAGATAGCGCGCCGAAACCTGCAAAAACCCGGCCTTGCGCAGCGCTGCAGGTCCGGTTTCGGGGCCATCGTATTTCTGCGCAGTTTGCGACCACAATGTCAGATCAGGCCTCTTGGCAAAGCCCGCAACCCGCAGCGCATCCTCGCCATGGGGGATGGCGTCCGCCGCGAGCGAGGCCTGATCCCGCGCCATCGGATCATTGGCAAATTTATAATGTTTCAGCACTGCCATTGTGTCGGCCACGCGGACGCCGGCCGACACATGCGGATGCACCGCCGGGTCGACGTCCGTGCCGATAAACACCAGCGGGTGTTTGCTCAGGCAGCAGCGCTCCCCGAAGACAGCACCGCGTATGCCGCCAAACTGCATCTTGGGCGGGGGCGCATCGGGGATCTGGTTCCGGGACAGGAAAAAACCCAGCCCACTGGCCGGATCGTGATAGGGCAGCGCGCGGACGGCGCTGATATCGTAATGGCAAAAACATCGCTGTACCTCAGGGTAGGATTGCTGCGCCACCGACCGCAGCGGTGCCTGCGGGAACATCTCCAGCATCTGGGCCATCATCGCGCTGTACCCATGCCGGTTGAGATAGCGCAGAAGCCCGCTCAGACCGAGCTGGGCCTGTCCCTCGAAGTCAAGGATTTCGTCCATATCGGCAAAAAGGCACCAGCGATCCGCAGAGAATCTGCGCGCTGCATAGCCGCGAAAGATATTCTCGAACCGCCCCCAGGGGAGGCGGCATTGCAACACGGTCACATCTGACTCCTGCGCCAGTTGCGCCAGCGTGTCATCGGTTGATCCGGTGTCGCAGAAGACAAAATGCGACACCCCAAGCGCGCGGTAGTGGGCCAGGAACACATCAAGGTAATAGGCGCCATCTCGGACCAGCGCGACCACGGTCACAGCCTCACGCGGCAGGTCAATTTTCCGGGGTCCCGACAGATGCCGGAGTGAGATGCGAAAGCGCAACCGGTCAAACGGCAGGCCGATCTTGCTGTCGAACCAACCCAGAAGGCGCGACAGCATCCGGCCAGTCATGGGGCCGGACGGGACCGGGGCCGCTGTGCGGGAGGGATCTGTCGTGCCGGTCATCGGAGCTCCTGTCTGACAACTCCAAACTGTGCAAAACAACCATCTGTGGCAAGCACATTGCGGGGAGGCGCTTGCAATGTTAGCGCTAAAATTATGACTGTCGCAGAATTGCATTTCGGCTCTGAATACGGCAGTGTCTCGCAAAATTCGGACATTCAGAAAGGCAGAGCACATGGGCTCGGATATGACAGTGCTGGTTGGCGACGTGGGCGGCAGCAATACCCGGCTGGCCCTTGCCGGGCCTGAAATCGGGGTCACTGCCCTGCAAAGCTTTGCCAATGACAGCTTTTCCAGTCTGGATGATGTTCTGGCGGCCTATTGTGCCCAGCCGGATCTGCCACCGCTGGCTGGCGCTTGTATTGCCGTGGCAGGGCCGGTTTACGGCAATGAATATCAGCTGACCAACCGCAACTGGCAGGGTACCGCCGCGGATCTTGCGCAGCAGTTGCAGCTGGGTGCGGGCGCGCGGGTGGATGTGATCAACGATCTGGCCGCGCTTGGCCATTCGCTGCCTGCACTGATCCCGGGCCAGCTGTCGTCGCTGCGGGCGGGGCATCAGCGGGGCACACAGGCGCTGGTGGCGGGCATCGGCACCGGCTTCAACGTGTCGCTTTCCGTGGATGGCCACACTGCAGAGGCGGAGATGGGCCACACCAGCCTGTCGGCCCCCGTTGCCCGTGGGCTGACGGATCTGCTCGGCGCTCGGGCAGGTGAATTTGCCACCAACGAAGACCTGTTCTCGGGGCGGGGTCTGGTGCGGTATCATCAGGCCTTGCACGGTGTTGCCGCTGAAGGTGGCGCGCAGATCGTTGCGGATTATCTCGCCGATGGTGACGGCCCGGCGGCCAAAACAGTCACCAGTTGGGCGCGGCTCTTGGGGGATTTTGCCCGCGAGCTGGTGCCGACTTATATGCCGGGGCAGGGGATCTTCTTTGCGGGCAGCGTGGCGCGCGGCATTCTTGGCACCCCTGCCTGTGAGGTGTTCCTCAACAGTTTCCTGCAACCTGCCACCGGCGTGCAGAGCCGCTGTGAAACCACGCCGCTCTGGTTGATCACCGATGATGCCGCCGGGGTTAGCGGTGCAGCACGTTTCGCGATTGAAAGAGCCGGTCGCGGCAGCTGACGCACCTCAGCGGGTGAGGGCGCGCGTCAGTAATCGCGCTTGAAGAACAGACCAACGCCGGTTTCGCCCTCGCCATCAACCTTGCCTGTGACGGTCAGGCTTTTGCTGACATCCAGGTTGATGCTCAGCTCGCTGTCGCCACGGGTGTTAACGTTGAAATCGGTGTAGACGTTCTCGGACACGTAGCCGCCGATATCTAGAAGTCCCGCGCCAAGGTTGTCGAGCCCGAGTTCCACATTGCTGGCCCCGGTCTCGTCCCGCAGCTTGCCCTCGGCGCGGTTGCTGCCACCTCGTCCGCTGAGAGTGGCGACCGATCCGGCCAGACGGGCCAAGGCCAAGGGGGACAGATCCTGAATATTATCCCCGAACAGCAACAGCGCCAACGCCTCCTCGCTGGGACGTTCCGGGTCAGAGGTCACCTTGATCGAGGGGCTGTCAATCAGGCCGGAAAGTTCCAGCGTTGCGATGCCCTCGGAGGTCGCGGCGGAGGAGCGCAGCAGCAGATAGGGGCGCAAATCGCCCTGCAGAGTGATTTGCCCCTCATCCAGCGCCAACCGCCGTCCCAGAATATCGAAGGTGCCCCGGATCAGGCTGATCTGGCCAGCGGGCGCCAGATTGGCGGTGCTGCCACGCAGCTGGATCTGGCCACCCAGTTCGGCGCGCACACCGCGCCCACGGGCATTGATGCGATTTGGCGCGCTGATTAGCACATCCAGCAAAGTGCGGCCGGACCCGCCGCTGCCACCACTGCCGCTGTCGATCAGACCGGCCCGGGCACGGGTGCGGCGCACCTCGGCGGGTTCGCCCTGATGCCGTATGTCGGGGATTGGGGCGGCGGTCACAGACCCGCCAGCGGTGGCCAGGTTGATATTGGTCTCGCCCACATCGATCCGCCCGGACAGGCGGTTGGTGCCGATCAGACCACCGGAGAGCGTCAGCGCACCGGACAGCTCGGTTTCATAGGAGAGTTGATCGCTCAGCCCGATATTGGCCAGGGCGATCTGCAACTGCGCATCAAAGGGCGCGATCAATCCGACCGGTCCGCTAACACGCAGCTGGCCACCATCACGGGGCGCAGCTGTCAGCTGAATATTGGCTCTGGACCGCGCGATAGAGACTGTTGCGTTGATGGCATCGATCCGCTGCGCCGCGGCTGGAATGGCCAGTGAGGTACCGCTGGTGCGGATCTGACCTCTCAGATTTGCCAGCGATGGCTCGCCCTTCAGCGACAGATCAAATTGTGCCGGGCCACGGATCAGATTGGGGGAAATGAACGGGTTCAACCCTTCCAAGCGCAACTGCCCCTTGGCATCGATATCAGCGCGACCTTGCACCTCGTCCCAGCTGCCTGCGACGGTGCTGGTGACACCTGCAGGGCCAATGGCGCGGCTATTGATCTGCCAGACCCCGTCTCGGCGGCGCGCGGTGCCCTCGGCGGTCAACCGTCCCGGCAGTCCGGGCACAAACCGCTGCACTTCGGCCACCAGCGCGTCAAATGTGATATCGGCGTCGCCCTTGTTCTCGGAGACCGTGCCATCAAGATCCGCAGATAAACCCGCCGGCCCCTCAGCGGCGCCGTCAAATGTCCAGACCCCGGCGCGACGGCTGGCGGTGCCCTTGGCGCTGAGGGTGCCTGCAAGGGTGGGCACAAAGCGTTCCAGCGCATTGATTGCCGCATCGAACTGAAGATCGCCATCGCCGTTGGTCGTCATCTGACCGGTTAGTTCTGCCCGGGAGGATTTGGGCCCCCGCAGCTCTGCAACGCCAGAAAATGTCTTGTTGTCACGGGTAATCTCGGCGCTGAACGCTAAGGGGCCGGGGGCCTGTGGCAGGAGTTTCTCCAGCTGTTTCAACGTTGCCCCCAGGGAGAGCTGGCCAGAAGTACTGCCCAATTGCCCGTTGGCTTGTGCGGTCAGCGCCTTTGCGTCTAGATCAAACCGATCAATCCGCAGCCCAGCCTCATCGCGCGCAGCCTTCAGGGCGATTGTGGTGGTGCCGCCGATCAGGTCGTCAACCGGTTTCAGCCCGGCGGAGAGATCCTGCCCCAGCACCGACAGATCAATGTCAAACGCGCCTGACAGCGGGGTGGCAGAGCCAACAGCTTTGGCTGTCATCCGCCCGTTCAGCGATTGCCCAGCGAGGTCTGAGAACCGGGCGAGGTTCTGAGCGTTGGCTTCGATATCGGCCGCAATCCGCAGCCCGCTTTCCAGCCCGTCGAGGGTCACCGCGCCGGTGGCACCATAGTCTGTGCCCAAAAGCAGCATATCGGTGATGCGCAGCGCCCCCGGGCCATCCGTGGTCACCCGCCCGTCAAAGGTCAGCGCGCTGCCAAGAGCCTCAGCCAGCGCGGGATCTGTGGGCACCAGTCCGGTCAGGGCAGCTGCGATCTGCCCATCCAGTGACAGGCCCTGACTTTGATCCAGAGTGCCGGTCATCTCCAGTTCAGCGCGGGCAAGACGTAGGCTCGGATTGTTGAGCCGTTCCATTTGTGCGGCCACGGTCCAATCGCGCCCCGCCGGTTTTTCCGCGCGCAGGGACAGGTCCGTGACGGTGGTGGAGCCGCCCGCCACCGGCAATACTACGGCTTCCTGTCCGGGCGGTGGGGTCACATCGGCGCGCAAATCGGCGCTTTCCAACGCCCCGCCGGCGGCAACCTCTACAAAGCCTGAGATGTCCAGTGCCTGCGTCGTGAGGGCCAGATCATCGATCATGACACCGCCCATGGCACGGGTCTGACCGCGCAGCCGGGCCCGCATATCGGGGCCGAAAAAGGGTTGATAAACCGGATCAACCAGTTCTGTGATATCGCCGCTCAGGTCGGCGCGAAATCCGATCGGGCGGCTGCCTTGGGTTGGGTCCGCAGGGGCATCGCCCGCCGCCGCAAGCACCACTGTGCCGCCGATGCGGCGTGTCCCATCGGTGTCCAGCGTCAGATCGGCGCTGAAATCCTCAACCGGGCCGCTGCCTTGCAGGGCAAGACGGATGTCGGGGCCGCCGGGCAGGGCCAATGCGGTGGAGACCAGCCCGCCATCGTCCTCCTCCAGGATCATATCAACGGTGATGGTGCCGGTCTCATTGGCAAACCCCGCCTTGAGGTCGAGCCGGTCGCTGTCACGATCAAGGCGGGCAATCTGCAAGGCGCTGTCGAGCGTGCCATCGGCCAGGCTCATGGATCCATCAAGGCTCAGCACAGCTGCCACCCCGATCAGATCCTGCCCAAGGGTGAGACGCCCCACCTTGATTTCGCCGATATTGATCGACACCGGCAGCTCGGGCAGTTGGAATGGCGCCGCTTCGGGGGTTGGCAGATCGGGGTCTTCCAGCGGTGCCGCCGGGGCGCGCGCAACATGGATGCGATCCGCCTTCAGCGTATTGACGGAGAAATCACCGCGCAGCAGGCCCAGCCGGTTCCAATCCAGCTCAGCGCCTTCGATGGTCAGCCAGATGCCTTCACTATCAGCCACCGTCAGCTTTTCGAGCGTGGCCTGTGAGGACAGCGCCCCCTCCAGTCCGGTAACGCGGATGGCGCGGCTCTCACCAGAGAGCGTGTCTTCCAGAAAATCGACCAGCAAGCCGCCGGAGTCTTCACGCTCCTGCGCCAGGGGCGGCGTCGGGGCGAGGGTCAGCGTGGTCGCAAACAGCAGTGGCGACAGCAGGACGGCAGGGCGAAGGGCTGCGAGGAGATGTTTCAAAATGCCTGTCCTATGCCGATATAGAATTGCAAACCGTCGTCGCTGCCACCGTCCACCGGATAGGCAAGGTCCAGACGAATGGCGCCAATCCCGGCCACGTCGTAGCGCAAGCCAACACCGGCCCCGGCATGGCGGGCCGAGTCCGAGGAGACAAAACTATCCGCGTCCACCAAGCCGACGTCATAGAACCCCACAAGAGTGAATTTCTCACCGATACGGCCCCGTATTTCGCCTGACAGGGCCAGATACCCGCGCCCGCCTGAGGTGCCGCCCCCCGCAGGCACACCCAGTGATTGGAACTCCTGCCCGCGCACGGAGCCCGCACCGCCTGAGTAAAATAGCAGGGTGGGCGACACCTCGGAGAGCGACGGGCCGATCACCGATCCCATCTGCAGCCGTCCCGCCAGCACGATACGGTCATCACTGCCAAACCCCTTGTAGGCGCGGGCGTCGAATTTCAGCTGCAGGCCGGACTTGCTGCCATCAATCCCGATGAAGGGGACGGCGCGGGCATCAAGATAATAGCCGCTGGTGGCGCTCAGGCTGCTGTCGCGCCCGTCATATTCTGCTCGTAACTGCCCGACCAGATATTTGAACCGGCGCTTGCCAAAGACATCTTCGGCCAGGACGCTCTCAAACCCCAGGGCCGCCTCGGCAAAGAGTTGATCGGAATAGACCCGCCGGACCCCCACGGCGCCCAGCCCACGCGTGGCGGTGTAATGCTCTTCGTCCAGCTTCTCCGCCTCAAGCAGGTAGAACTGGCTGTCATCGGGACCAAAGGCGGCAGGCCGATCCAGGCGCACCGCGACACGCCCGTCGAGGTCATTGGCGCTGCCAATCCCGGACAGCCGGGCTTCAAACCTCAGCCGCTCTGCGCCACCAAAGAGATTGCGGTGCATCCAGGAGCCGCTCACCTCCAGCCCGTCGGAGGAACTCAGCTCCGCGCCGAAGGTGAAGCGCCGAGGCGGTTGATCTTCGATCCGGGCGACGTAGTCGAGGGTGCCGTCAGGATTGGCGCGTTCAGCAGGGCGAATGGTGACAGCGGAAAACGCGCCCGTGCGGCGCAGCCGGGTAGCGGATCTGGACAGAAGATTGGGGTGAAACACCTCACCGGTCGGGAAGCCAGCGATCCGCTGGATCGCTTCAGCCTGCACGGCGGAGGGGTTGGCCAGTTGCAAGCGGCCAAAGCGCAGTTGCGGTCCCGGCGCCAGTCGCAAACGGGCGTCAAGCCGCGCCGCAACATGGTTGGCGGTGATTGATTGGCCGCCGATCTCTGCCTGCGGGTGCCCGGCGTAGCGCCAGTTCTCAACCCCTGCGTTGGCCGCATCGCGCAGCACTGCAGTGGTTGCGGTGCGCCCGGTGGCAAAATCTTTGGGAATATCGACAGTGCGTTTTTGCGGCAGGGGGGTGATCTCGGCGGTGCCGAAGGTAAATTTCTGCCCTGCTTTCACTGTGATCTCAATGGATTTGATCTCGCGCGGCAGGTTCAGCGGCTGGATCCTTGCCGCCTCGCGTCCGTCGACGCGGATCTGCACCACCGGCGAGAAGTACCCCTGATCGTAAAGCACCTGAACCAGCGTCCGGTAATCCGACAGCGCTGCGGCCATCAAGGGTTGAACGCCGGTCTCTCCCCGGGCGCTGGTGGCCAGCGTCGCGGAGGCATCCTGCAAAAGATCACGCAAATCACCGTCTGATCCGGGGGCCACCAGCCGCGTCTCCGCTGCCGACAGTGCCGCAGCGCTGCCAAGGCTCAGGCTCGCAGCGCAGATCACGCCGCGACCAAACCGGCCCA is a window encoding:
- a CDS encoding WecB/TagA/CpsF family glycosyltransferase; translation: MYFDIKDTRIDVNIADPARLEQAVMGHFQTRRGFALATVNLDHLVKMRSSPAFLKAYAAQDFVVADGRPIVWLSQLAQRPVALMPGSDMVVPLCRWAARAGVPIALLGSTDVALQDASRALQAEVPGLEVAWCHAPSGVFDPSSAEAEKILSELARKQIGLCFLALGAPKQEIMAARGRALAPEVGFASIGAGLDFLGGHQKRAPAWVRALALEWLWRALSSPRRLGPRYLRCMAILPGQLLHALRLRHP
- a CDS encoding membrane protein, which produces MPNALAYLMLIAWPVIAHKMFQRLSLQQAILWCVIGGYLFLPPLAVFDLPLVPDMDKDSIPAVVAFVICAYILRKRVEIWPRHPVMRALVAIFLGSVIATVLTNGDPIVFRVIENAEPIVFPTYALPGLRWRDLGSVMINQMIVLLPFFLARRYLSHPDQQRQLVIVLMVAGLVYSIPSLFEIRFSPQLNTWIYGFFQHDFSQTMRQGGFRPIVFLPHSLWLALFMLMSVLAATALARSAKDPDKRRYTLAAVYLFGVLVLCKSIASLVYGLVFTPFVAMASYRMQMRLALALGVVAIVYPMLRNLGLVPVEAILAQAQAFSPERAQSLGFRFTNEALMLDRAADKPWFGWGGWGRNLVRNLETGEIESIPDGRWILVFGTFGWVGYIAEMGLLAGPLVLLWQQMRRHAASTLSPFAAPLALMLAATLVDMLLNATLTPVTWLCAGSVLGYAERLRYPGLFTPKRQLFDGYQALATAPPARKRRSVL
- a CDS encoding glycosyltransferase family 2 protein → MTGTTDPSRTAAPVPSGPMTGRMLSRLLGWFDSKIGLPFDRLRFRISLRHLSGPRKIDLPREAVTVVALVRDGAYYLDVFLAHYRALGVSHFVFCDTGSTDDTLAQLAQESDVTVLQCRLPWGRFENIFRGYAARRFSADRWCLFADMDEILDFEGQAQLGLSGLLRYLNRHGYSAMMAQMLEMFPQAPLRSVAQQSYPEVQRCFCHYDISAVRALPYHDPASGLGFFLSRNQIPDAPPPKMQFGGIRGAVFGERCCLSKHPLVFIGTDVDPAVHPHVSAGVRVADTMAVLKHYKFANDPMARDQASLAADAIPHGEDALRVAGFAKRPDLTLWSQTAQKYDGPETGPAALRKAGFLQVSARYLAEIAD
- a CDS encoding translocation/assembly module TamB domain-containing protein, with amino-acid sequence MKHLLAALRPAVLLSPLLFATTLTLAPTPPLAQEREDSGGLLVDFLEDTLSGESRAIRVTGLEGALSSQATLEKLTVADSEGIWLTIEGAELDWNRLGLLRGDFSVNTLKADRIHVARAPAAPLEDPDLPTPEAAPFQLPELPVSINIGEIKVGRLTLGQDLIGVAAVLSLDGSMSLADGTLDSALQIARLDRDSDRLDLKAGFANETGTITVDMILEEDDGGLVSTALALPGGPDIRLALQGSGPVEDFSADLTLDTDGTRRIGGTVVLAAAGDAPADPTQGSRPIGFRADLSGDITELVDPVYQPFFGPDMRARLRGQTRAMGGVMIDDLALTTQALDISGFVEVAAGGALESADLRADVTPPPGQEAVVLPVAGGSTTVTDLSLRAEKPAGRDWTVAAQMERLNNPSLRLARAELEMTGTLDQSQGLSLDGQIAAALTGLVPTDPALAEALGSALTFDGRVTTDGPGALRITDMLLLGTDYGATGAVTLDGLESGLRIAADIEANAQNLARFSDLAGQSLNGRMTAKAVGSATPLSGAFDIDLSVLGQDLSAGLKPVDDLIGGTTTIALKAARDEAGLRIDRFDLDAKALTAQANGQLGSTSGQLSLGATLKQLEKLLPQAPGPLAFSAEITRDNKTFSGVAELRGPKSSRAELTGQMTTNGDGDLQFDAAINALERFVPTLAGTLSAKGTASRRAGVWTFDGAAEGPAGLSADLDGTVSENKGDADITFDALVAEVQRFVPGLPGRLTAEGTARRRDGVWQINSRAIGPAGVTSTVAGSWDEVQGRADIDAKGQLRLEGLNPFISPNLIRGPAQFDLSLKGEPSLANLRGQIRTSGTSLAIPAAAQRIDAINATVSIARSRANIQLTAAPRDGGQLRVSGPVGLIAPFDAQLQIALANIGLSDQLSYETELSGALTLSGGLIGTNRLSGRIDVGETNINLATAGGSVTAAPIPDIRHQGEPAEVRRTRARAGLIDSGSGGSGGSGRTLLDVLISAPNRINARGRGVRAELGGQIQLRGSTANLAPAGQISLIRGTFDILGRRLALDEGQITLQGDLRPYLLLRSSAATSEGIATLELSGLIDSPSIKVTSDPERPSEEALALLLFGDNIQDLSPLALARLAGSVATLSGRGGSNRAEGKLRDETGASNVELGLDNLGAGLLDIGGYVSENVYTDFNVNTRGDSELSINLDVSKSLTVTGKVDGEGETGVGLFFKRDY
- a CDS encoding autotransporter assembly complex protein TamA; protein product: MLSVIPVPMLANGTSYPAVAQGRFCLFGAFMFYCRALLRSVLDIPRRGHLGRFGRGVICAASLSLGSAAALSAAETRLVAPGSDGDLRDLLQDASATLATSARGETGVQPLMAAALSDYRTLVQVLYDQGYFSPVVQIRVDGREAARIQPLNLPREIKSIEITVKAGQKFTFGTAEITPLPQKRTVDIPKDFATGRTATTAVLRDAANAGVENWRYAGHPQAEIGGQSITANHVAARLDARLRLAPGPQLRFGRLQLANPSAVQAEAIQRIAGFPTGEVFHPNLLSRSATRLRRTGAFSAVTIRPAERANPDGTLDYVARIEDQPPRRFTFGAELSSSDGLEVSGSWMHRNLFGGAERLRFEARLSGIGSANDLDGRVAVRLDRPAAFGPDDSQFYLLEAEKLDEEHYTATRGLGAVGVRRVYSDQLFAEAALGFESVLAEDVFGKRRFKYLVGQLRAEYDGRDSSLSATSGYYLDARAVPFIGIDGSKSGLQLKFDARAYKGFGSDDRIVLAGRLQMGSVIGPSLSEVSPTLLFYSGGAGSVRGQEFQSLGVPAGGGTSGGRGYLALSGEIRGRIGEKFTLVGFYDVGLVDADSFVSSDSARHAGAGVGLRYDVAGIGAIRLDLAYPVDGGSDDGLQFYIGIGQAF
- a CDS encoding glycosyltransferase family 2 protein, whose amino-acid sequence is MPDLSSPAPPAPTSPIVDAVVIGRNEGARLVACLNSLQGQVRQVIYVDSGSTDGSVAAAEAMGIKVISLDMSQRFTAARARNAGLAHLDGDCDYVQLVDGDCEVVPGWIVAATARLEADPQLAVVCGRRRERQPEASIYNQLCDDEWNTPIGPAKACGGDALMRLRALQEVGGYRNDLIAGEEPELCLRLARVGWSIWRLDAEMTLHDAQMHRFSQWWQRSRRAGFAFAEGAALHGAGPERHWVAETRRALLWGAGIPLLILILLPFSGWALLLLLIYPAQGLRLSRRMGRTRALYSVLGKFAEAQGALEYHWLRLRGRNRGLLEYK
- a CDS encoding ROK family protein, with the protein product MGSDMTVLVGDVGGSNTRLALAGPEIGVTALQSFANDSFSSLDDVLAAYCAQPDLPPLAGACIAVAGPVYGNEYQLTNRNWQGTAADLAQQLQLGAGARVDVINDLAALGHSLPALIPGQLSSLRAGHQRGTQALVAGIGTGFNVSLSVDGHTAEAEMGHTSLSAPVARGLTDLLGARAGEFATNEDLFSGRGLVRYHQALHGVAAEGGAQIVADYLADGDGPAAKTVTSWARLLGDFARELVPTYMPGQGIFFAGSVARGILGTPACEVFLNSFLQPATGVQSRCETTPLWLITDDAAGVSGAARFAIERAGRGS